In the Drosophila biarmipes strain raj3 chromosome X, RU_DBia_V1.1, whole genome shotgun sequence genome, one interval contains:
- the LOC108033000 gene encoding 39S ribosomal protein L3, mitochondrial yields MMRSVINQLLGLRLSGNCGVTLTQVRDKGHLSRPRLRNPQWFLRKETTKYDDLMTSENKQFVNELGNEGFGVPAVKKENLVNTKEAPANEAVWNPSIRRCGVIARKIGQYPLWLKNGERIRTTLLQVADNHVIKYIPPEEYLPAQVPNVKNLHKRGCILVGSESTNPALLTKEYSGLFRDSGVVPKKNLARFIVSPEAQLQPGTPLNVNHFGIGDFVDVRGKTVDHGFQGVVKRHGFKGMPASHGVTKTHRRAGNIGGGGEKGRVWPGTKMPGHMGNRWRVIKGLRVWRINTKYNVMWVQGSSVPGPTGGLVYIYDTILPLRKNKEAPPFPTFYGETQQGADDIWYEKVHSFKNESITYENE; encoded by the exons aTGATGCGGAGTGTTATCAATCAGTTACTGGGTCTGAG GCTTAGTGGCAACTGTGGTGTTACGCTCACCCAGGTGCGTGATAAGGGCCACCTGAGCAGACCGCGACTTCGGAATCCCCAATGGTTTTTGCGCAAGGAAACCACA AAATACGATGACCTGATGACATCAGAGAACAAGCAGTTCGTCAACGAACTGGGCAATGAGGGCTTTGGCGTTCCTGCCGTCAAGAAGGAGAACCTGGTCAACACCAAGGAGGCGCCTGCGAATGAGGCGGTGTGGAACCCCAGTATACGGAGGTGCGGCGTTATTGCGCGGAAGATCGGTCAGTACCCGCTGTGGCTCAAGAATGGCGAGCGGATTCGCACCACGCTGCTGCAGGTCGCGGACAACCATGTCATCAAGTACATTCCTCCGGAGGAGTATTTACCCGCCCAAGTTCCCAATGTCAAGAATTTGCACAAGCGCGGCTGCATTCTCGTTGGCTCCGAGAGCACAAATCCAGCGCTGCTGACCAAAGAATACTCCGGACTGTTCCGGGATTCGGGTGTTGTGCCCAAGAAGAACCTGGCACGATTCATCGTTTCCCCAGAGGCTCAGCTTCAGCCAGGCACTCCCCTGAATGTAAACCACTTCGGCATCGGCGACTTTGTCGATGTTCGCGGCAAAAC AGTTGACCATGGTTTCCAAGGCGTGGTTAAGCGCCACGGATTCAAGGGCATGCCAGCATCGCACGGTGTCACCAAGACGCATCGGCGAGCTGGTAACATTGGCGGAGGAGGCGAGAAGGGACGCGTCTGGCCCGGCACCAAGATGCCCGGTCACATGGGCAATCGGTGGCGCGTCATCAAGGGCCTTCGTGTGTGGCGGATAAACACAAAATACAACGTTATGTGGGTGCAAGGCAGCTCAGTGCCCGGCCCCACTGGCGGCCTGGTCTACATATACGATACAATCTTGCCGCTGCGAAAGAACAAGGAAGCCCCGCCGTTCCCAACGTTTTATGGAGAGACACAGCAAGGGGCTGATGACATTTGGTATGAAAAGGTGCACAGCTTCAAAAACGAGTCTATAACATATGAAAACGAATAA
- the LOC108032975 gene encoding DNA-directed RNA polymerase III subunit RPC1, translating to MPKEQFRASALNKKISHVQFGISGADEIQQEALVRIISKNLYQAQRQPVPYGVLDRRMGISTKDAMCETCGQGLNECIGHFGYLDLALPVFHIGHFRSTINILQMICKACAHVMLKPEERQLYEKKLHNPNFSYLGKKALHVQMLAKAKKVTKCPHCGSPNGGVKKGPGLLKILHDPYKGRKVDSLFTSNMNEMLRSTESNRDLNTALGNYSSAEELTPLMVLDLFEQIPQSDVALLGMCSHDAHPKHLIVTRVFVPPACIRPSVLSEVKAGTTEDDLTMKQSEILLINDVIQRHMATGGKIELIHEDWDFLQLHVALYFHSEISGIPINMAPKKTTRGIVQRLKGKQGRFRCNLSGKRVDFSGRTVISPDPNLMINQVGVPVRVAKILTYPERVNPANMRHMRELVRNGPSMHPGANYVQQRGSSFKKYLAYGNREKVAQELKCGDIVERHLRDEDIVLFNRQPSLHKMSIMCHRAKVQPQRTFRFNECACTPYNADFDGDEMNLHLPQTEEARAEALILMGNQSNLVTPKNGEILIAATQDFITGGYLLTQKEVFLTKEEAMQLAACFLANEDSTMHIKLPPPALLKPRRLWTGKQMFSLLMRPNDDSPVRLNMVNKGRNYTRNMDLCSNDSWIHIRNSELMCGVMDKATMGSGTKQCIFYLLLRDFGELHATKAMWRLARIASYFLQNRGFSFGISDVTPSKKLLQHKELLLEHGYTKCNEYIEMLKAGTLQCQPGCTPEETLESVMLRELSAIREQAAKTCFAELHPTNSALIMALSGSKGSNINISQMIACVGQQAISGKRVPNGFENRALPHFERHSAIPAARGFVQNSFYSGLTPTEFFFHTMAGREGLVDTAVKTAETGYLQRRLVKCLEDLVVHYDGTVRNAVNEMVDTIYGGDGLDPVSMETRNKPVDLVHQYDNLRAQHPQGSDRPLLAAEIPEALETLLKTPEFMESREDFKADVRNHITTVSKRIEKLQKRYEKYIELCHQIECVTAEQLLKFVRRINDRYNRAVTEPGTAVGAIAAQSIGEPGTQMTLKTFHFAGVASMNITQGVPRIVEIINATKTISTPIITAELDNCHSMEFARQVKARIEKTTLAELSSYVEVVCGPYSCYLAIGIDMARIKLLGLHINLDTIVFSILKSRMRVKPTQVEAVAKLSQIVVRVEATRTATINAELARLALSLQNVVVAGLPNINRAVIAVDDARQPPTYKLCIEGYGLRDVIATYGVVGKRTRSNNICEIYQTLGIEAARTIIMSEITEVMEGHGMSVDWRHIMLLASQMTARGEVLGITRHGLAKMRESVFNLASFEKTADHLFDAAYYGQTDAINGVSERIILGMPAGIGTGIFKLLQHHEDKQVPAIEPTICSSLNLVPST from the exons ATGCCCAAGGAGCAGTTTCGCGCCTCTGCGCTTAACAAAAAGAT CTCACATGTGCAGTTCGGAATCAGCGGCGCAGATGAAATCCAGCAGGAGGCCCTGGTGCGGATCATCTCGAAGAATCTGTACCAGGCCCAGCGGCAGCCGGTGCCCTATGGAGTCCTGGATCGCCGCATGGGCATCAGCACGAAGGACGCCATGTGCGAGACCTGTGGCCAGGGGCTGAACGAGTGCATCGGCCACTTTGGCTACTTGGACCTGGCGCTGCCCGTCTTCCACATCGGTCACTTTCGCTCCACCATCAACATTCTGCAGATGATCTGCAAGGCATGCGCCCATGTGATGCTCAAGCCGGAGGAGAGGCAATTGTACGAGAAGAAGCTGCACAACCCGAACTTTTCGTACCTAGGCAAGAAGGCGCTGCATGTGCAGATGCTGGCCAAGGCCAAGAAGGTGACCAAATGCCCACACTGCGGCTCCCCGAATGGTGGCGTCAAGAAGGGACCGGGCCTGCTTAAAATCCTCCACGATCCCTACAAGGGCCGCAAGGTGGACTCACTGTTCACCAGCAACATGAACGAGATGCTGCGCTCCACGGAATCGAATCGTGACCTCAACACAGCGCTGGGCAACTACAGCTCCGCGGAGGAACTGACCCCACTCATGGTGCTCGATCTGTTCGAACAGATCCCGCAGAGCGATGTCGCCCTGCTGGGCATGTGCTCTCACGACGCCCACCCAAAGCACCTGATTGTGACGCGAGTCTTTGTGCCACCCGCCTGCATTCGGCCCTCGGTGCTGTCCGAAGTGAAGGCTGGCACCACGGAGGATGACCTGACCATGAAGCAAAGTGAAATCCTGCTCATCAATGATGTAATTCAGCGCCACATGGCCACCGGCGGCAAGATCGAGCTCATTCACGAGGACTGGGACTTTCTGCAGCTCCATGTGGCTCTGTATTTCCACAGCGAGATCAGTGGCATTCCCATTAATATGGCACCAAAGAAGACGACGCGCGGCATTGTGCAGCGCCTGAAGGGAAAACAGGGCCGCTTTCGCTGCAATCTGTCGGGCAAGAGAGTGGACTTCAGCGGACGTACCGTGATTTCGCCAGATCCCAACCTAATGATCAACCAGGTTGGTGTCCCTGTGCGTGTGGCCAAGATTCTCACGTACCCGGAGCGCGTGAATCCAGCCAACATGCGCCACATGCGGGAACTGGTGCGCAATGGACCAAGTATGCACCCGGGCGCCAATTATGTGCAGCAGCGAGGATCTAGCTTTAAGAAGTACCTTGCCTATGGCAACCGCGAGAAGGTGGCCCAGGAGCTGAAGTGCGGCGACATCGTCGAACGTCACCTGCGCGACGAGGATATCGTTCTGTTCAACCGCCAGCCCTCGCTCCACAAGATGTCCATTATGTGCCACCGCGCCAAGGTGCAGCCACAAAGGACCTTCCGCTTCAATGAGTGTGCTTGCACGCCTTACAACGCCGACTTCGACGGCGATGAAATGAATCTGCACTTGCCGCAAACGGAGGAGGCTAGGGCGGAAGCTCTTATACTGATGGGCAACCAATCGAACTTGGTAACTCCCAAGAACGGTGAGATTCTAATTGCCGCCACGCAGGATTTCATAACCGGGGGCTATTTGCTAACGCAAAAGGAGGTCTTCCTAACGAAAGAAGAGGCCATGCAGTTGGCTGCCTGCTTCCTGGCCAACGAGGACTCCACGATGCACATAAAGCTGCCACCACCTGCCCTGCTCAAGCCGCGACGACTGTGGACGGGCAAGCAAATGTTTAGCTTGCTAATGCGACCCAACGACGACTCGCCAGTGCGCCTCAACATGGTCAACAAGGGGCGCAACTATACGCGCAACATGGATCTGTGCAGCAACGACTCCT GGATCCACATACGCAACTCAGAGCTGATGTGCGGCGTTATGGACAAGGCTACCATGGGCTCGGGCACAAAACAGTGCATATTCTACTTGCTGCTCAGAGACTTTGGAGAACTGCATGCCACCAAGGCCATGTGGAGATTGGCAAGG ATTGCCTCGTACTTTTTGCAGAACCGCGGCTTCTCATTTGGCATCAGCGACGTCACTCCCAGCAAAAAGCTTCTGCAACACAAGGAACTGCTCTTGGAACATGGTTATACGAAATGCAACGAGTATATTGAAATGCTTAAGGCGGGCACTCTGCAGTGTCAGCCTGGTTGCACCCCGGAGGAGACGCTGGAGTCTGTGATGCTGCGCGAACTCTCGGCCATTCGAGAGCAGGCGGCGAAGACATGCTTTGCGGAGCTCCACCCCACGAACAGCGCGCTGATAATGGCTCTGAGTGGCTCAAAGGGCTCGAATATTAACATTTCCCAGATGATTGCTTGCGTGGGACAGCAGGCCATAAGCGGCAAACGAGTGCCCAATGGCTTCGAGAACCGAGCTCTACCTCATTTCGAAAGGCACT CTGCCATTCCTGCGGCCCGAGGTTTTGTGCAGAACAGTTTCTACTCGGGCCTAACGCCCACGGAGTTCTTCTTCCACACCATGGCTGGGCGAGAGGGTTTGGTGGACACAGCCGTCAAGACAGCCGAGACTGGCTATCTGCAGCGTCGTCTGGTGAAGTGCCTTGAGGATCTGGTGGTCCACTACGATGGCACCGTGCGTAATGCCGTCAACGAAATGGTGGACACCATCTATGGTGGCGATGGCCTCGATCCTGTGTCAATGGAGACGCGCAACAAACCAGTTGACCTGGTCCATCAATACGACAATCTGCGTGCCCAGCATCCGCAAGGCAGTGATCGCCCGCTTTTGGCAGCCGAAATCCCAGAGGCCTTGGAGACCCTTTTAAAGACTCCTGAGTTTATGGAATCCCGTGAGGATTTCAAAGCAGATGTCAG AAATCACATTACCACTGTGTCCAAACGCATTGAGAAATTGCAGAAACGGTATGAAAAGTATATAGAGCTTTGCCATCAGATTGAATGCGTGACCGCCGAACAGTTGCTGAAATTCGTGCGCCGGATCAACGATCGATATAATCGAGCTGTTACGGAGCCGGGCACGGCAGTGGGGGCCATTGCTGCGCAGAGTATTGGAGAGCCGGGCACCCAGATGACGCTCAAGACGTTCCATTTTGCTGGCGTTGCCTCCATGAACATTACCCAGGGTGTACCGCGTATTGTTGAGATTATTAATGCGACGAAAACAATATCGACACCGATCATTACTGCTGAGTTGGATAACTGCCATAGCATGGAGTTCGCCAGGCAGGTGAAGGCGCGCATTGAGAAAACCACGTTGGCAGAGCTGTCTTCCTACGTCGAAGTCGTATGTGGACCGTATAGCTGCTACCTGGCCATCGGAATCGATATGGCGCGGATTAAACTGCTGGGCCTTCACATAAACCTGGACACCATTGTGTTTAGCATACTGAAGTCGCGCATGCGCGTGAAGCCCACTCAAGTGGAGGCTGTGGCAAAGCTCTCGCAGATTGTGGTTCGCGTGGAAGCCACTCGCACTGCTACCATAAACGCAGAGCTGGCTCGCCTGGCTCTCAGCCTGCAGAATGTGGTTGTGGCGGGCCTGCCCAATATCAATCGGGCTGTCATTGCAGTGGACGATGCGCGACAGCCTCCGACCTACAAGTTGTGCATCGAGGGCTACGGACTGCGCGATGTCATCGCCACCTACGGCGTGGTGGGCAAACGCACCCGCAGCAATAATATCTGTGAAATATACCAGACGCTGGGTATAGAAGCGGCGCGAACTATTATTATGAGCGAAATCACGGAGGTCATGGAGGGGCACGGCATGAGTGTCGATTGGCGCCACAtcatgctgctggccagccaGATGACGGCGCGGGGCGAAGTACTGGGCATCACGCGGCACggcctggccaaaatgcgCGAGAGTGTCTTCAATTTGGCATCG TTCGAAAAGACGGCAGACCACTTGTTCGACGCAGCGTActacgggcagacggacgccATTAATGGGGTTTCAGAACGTATAATCCTAGGCATGCCGGCGGGCATTGGTACGGGTATCTTTAAGTTGTTACAGCATCATGAGGACAAGCAGGTTCCGGCAATTGAACCTACCATATGCAGTTCCTTGAATCTAGTGCCGAGCACATAG
- the LOC108032986 gene encoding brachyurin has product MAAKYEKSIALTLLAGLAVLGLLAQSSEAAAIQGRIISGTRAKLGQFPWQVILKRDEWDDLLCGGSIISATCVLTAAHCTVGQASVFLMFGSVELNNENAQSMTSTNIIVHPNYNENLNNDVSLIKLPEALTFSTNIQPIQLVTESQRSENFVGTTAVIAGFGLMDDEYLDYSQALLYAQVEIIDNQGCVPIFGSNVVLDSTMCAIGLGGSNMSICSGDSGGPLIIYNDTTGVWQQIGINSFVAEDQCTASYPSGYVRLTSFLSFIAQNTEGVV; this is encoded by the exons ATGGCGGCGAAATACGAAAAGTCCATCGCGCTAACTCTCTTAGCTGGGCTTGCGGTTCTCGGGCTGCTAGCCCAATCCTCTGAAGCAGCTGCCATA CAAGGACGCATCATATCGGGCACCAGGGCAAAGCTTGGTCAGTTTCCCTGGCAGGTGATTCTGAAGCGGGACGAATGGGACGACCTGCTCTGCGGAGGATCCATCATTTCCGCCACCTGTGTGCTGACCGCGGCACACTGCACGGTTGGCCAGGCTTCTGTCTTTCTGATGTTTGGCAGCGTGGAGCTGAACAATGAGAACGCCCAGAGCATGACGTCCACGAACATTATTGTGCATCCGAACTACAATGAGAACTTGAACAACGATGTCTCGTTGATAAAACTCCCGGAGGCACTGACATTCTCAACCAACATTCAGCCCATTCAGTTGGTCACGGAGTCCCAGAGGTCGGAGAACTTCGTGGGCACTACGGCGGTAATAGCAGGATTTGGTCTCATGGACGACGAGTATCTGGACTACTCGCAGGCTCTGCTGTACGCCCAAGTGGAGATCATCGATAACCAGGGATGCGTGCCCATCTTTGGGTCGAACGTGGTGCTGGACTCGACCATGTGTGCCATTGGCTTGGGCGGCAGCAACATGTCCATCTGCAGCGGCGACTCCGGCGGCCCTCTGATCATATACAACGACACCACCGGAGTGTGGCAACAGATCGGCATTAATTCGTTCGTCGCTGAGGATCAGTGCACCGCCAGCTATCCCTCTGGCTATGTGCGTCTCACCTCCTTCCTGAGCTTCATTGCCCAGAACACAGAGGGTGTGGTATAA
- the LOC108033127 gene encoding uncharacterized protein LOC108033127 isoform X1: MNKTRPYLPKGSTDSQPNAGYKVEKLLAQFAQETEMMEGENQPPENEPSGNESQEYDAVENESIGNENRWSEPPWNKYPWKKSARNEHPWNEFPGNEPVEDESPENEPLENDFGGNENTPFGNEPLRHGRGREYIPFKDDEALFTLSHLTKPIDILLEYIQTNEFADIIITIDDHSFVCHSVILCIYSQLLLTKILELPIGEDQIVFDDVELTPKGFSDTYAWMISSDGTPNVDNLLEMLRTAYFLKITELLEICWKILDKHLYDEFSAFNVLYELRGATELEELFESMAGRVSRSTMAVLASREFMCLAEVQVCCLLKSSGLSVNSEIELLYGALSWLLYGWPARRSSTNRILKNIRYGYISPTMLSKLKTLEQNEIGPFSEILQEFSQSPDFMPLVRDGLFNSSLVITAYNDPSCIEDNEEFKQAKVMDPRSWISDRACHYHRPVTTMCPNMRYIAYKDFSDYLQTLREGRPDFDKDIKYPDDMNYAQRNTEWQMQREINKISLYSRVVSFDKDKYIKQVRDDYCRDQHGSLGIQDSGQVEETSELDYLPRGTYDYYQTEDHSSPLDESSELEGLPRRNSFIV; the protein is encoded by the exons ATGAACAAAACGCGCCCCTATTTGCCCAAGGGCTCGACCGACTCGCAGCCCAACGC AGGGTACAAAGTGGAGAAGTTGTTGGCTCAGTTTGCACAAGAAACCGAAATGATGGAAGGCGAGAATCAACCTCCCGAAAATGAACCATCTGGAAATGAATCCCAAGAATATGATGCTGTGGAGAATGAATCTATTGGAAACGAAAATCGATGGAGTGAACCGCCATGGAATAAATATCCTTGGAAAAAATCAGCAAGGAATGAACATCCTTGGAATGAATTTCCTGGGAATGAACCAGTCGAGGATGAATCTCCTGAAAATGAACCTCTTGAGAATGATTTCGGTGGGAATGAGAATACACCTTTTGGGAATGAACCTCTTAGGCATGGACGTGGCCGCGAATATATACCTTTTAAAGATGACGAAGCGCTCTTCACACTATCCCATTTAACAAAGCCTATAGATATTTTGCTGGAGTACATTCAGACAAACGAATTTGCGGATATCATCATCACTATTGACGATCATTCGTTCGTGTGCCATTCGGTAATACTATGCATTTACTCGCAGCTCTTGCTTACGAAGATCTTAGAGCTCCCCATAGGAGAGGATCAAATTGTGTTCGACGATGTGGAGTTGACTCCAAAGGGTTTCAGCGACACATACGCATGGATGATTTCGTCGGATGGCACACCGAATGTTGATAACCTACTGGAAATGCTGAGGACTGCGTATTTTCTGAAAATAACCGAGCTGCTCGAGATTTGCTGGAAAATTCTGGACAAGCACTTGTACGATGAGTTCTCAGCGTTCAACGTGCTGTACGAACTGCGAGGGGCCACTGAACTAGAGGAATTATTCGAATCGATGGCAGGACGTGTTTCCAGATCAACCATGGCAGTTCTAGCCAGCCGGGAGTTCATGTGCCTTGCTGAGGTGCAAGTGTGCTGCCTTCTGAAGTCCAGTGGTCTGTCGGTCAACTCGGAAATAGAG CTCTTATATGGCGCCCTATCGTGGCTTCTATACGGCTGGCCAGCACGCCGTTCTAGCACTAACAGGATCTTGAAAAACATTCGCTATGGCTACATCTCGCCCACGATGCTGAGCAAATTAAAAACCCTGGAGCAAAACGAAATAGGTCCCTTTAGTGAGATTCTACAGGAGTTCAGTCAGTCGCCCGACTTCATGCCCCTCGTCCGGGATGGACTGTTCAACAGCAGTCTGGTCATAACCGCTTACAACGATCCCAGTTGCATCGAGGACAATGAGGAGTTCAAGCAGGCCAAGGTGATGGATCCTCGCAGCTGGATCAGCGATCGCGCGTGCCACTACCATCGCCCCGTGACCACGATGTGTCCGAACATGCGCTACATAGCCTACAAAGACTTCAGTGACTACCTGCAAACCCTGCGTGAGGGACGCCCTGATTTTGACAAGGACATAAAGTACCCCGATGATATGAACTATGCCCAACGGAACACCGAGTGGCAGATGCAGCGGGAAATCAACAAGATATCGCTCTACAGCCGGGTAGTATCCTTCGACAAGGATAAGTACATCAAACAGGTGCGAGACGACTACTGTCGCGACCAACACGGCAGTCTGGGAATACAAGATTCAGGCCAGGTCGAGGAAACCAGTGAGTTGGACTACCTTCCCCGGGGAACATATGACTACTATCAAACGGAAGACCATTCAAGTCCGTTGGACGAAAGTAGTGAGTTGGAAGGCCTTCCTCGAAGGAATTCTTTCATcgtttaa
- the LOC108033127 gene encoding uncharacterized protein LOC108033127 isoform X2, whose product MNKTRPYLPKGSTDSQPNAGYKVEKLLAQFAQETEMMEGENQPPENEPSGNESQEYDAVENESIGNENRWSEPPWNKYPWKKSARNEHPWNEFPGNEPVEDESPENEPLENDFGGNENTPFGNEPLRHGRGREYIPFKDDEALFTLSHLTKPIDILLEYIQTNEFADIIITIDDHSFVCHSVILCIYSQLLLTKILELPIGEDQIVFDDVELTPKGFSDTYAWMISSDGTPNVDNLLEMLRTAYFLKITELLEICWKILDKHLYDEFSAFNVLYELRGATELEELFESMAGRVSRSTMAVLASREFMCLAEVQVCCLLKSSGLSVNSEIEKLDISYIFCIAF is encoded by the exons ATGAACAAAACGCGCCCCTATTTGCCCAAGGGCTCGACCGACTCGCAGCCCAACGC AGGGTACAAAGTGGAGAAGTTGTTGGCTCAGTTTGCACAAGAAACCGAAATGATGGAAGGCGAGAATCAACCTCCCGAAAATGAACCATCTGGAAATGAATCCCAAGAATATGATGCTGTGGAGAATGAATCTATTGGAAACGAAAATCGATGGAGTGAACCGCCATGGAATAAATATCCTTGGAAAAAATCAGCAAGGAATGAACATCCTTGGAATGAATTTCCTGGGAATGAACCAGTCGAGGATGAATCTCCTGAAAATGAACCTCTTGAGAATGATTTCGGTGGGAATGAGAATACACCTTTTGGGAATGAACCTCTTAGGCATGGACGTGGCCGCGAATATATACCTTTTAAAGATGACGAAGCGCTCTTCACACTATCCCATTTAACAAAGCCTATAGATATTTTGCTGGAGTACATTCAGACAAACGAATTTGCGGATATCATCATCACTATTGACGATCATTCGTTCGTGTGCCATTCGGTAATACTATGCATTTACTCGCAGCTCTTGCTTACGAAGATCTTAGAGCTCCCCATAGGAGAGGATCAAATTGTGTTCGACGATGTGGAGTTGACTCCAAAGGGTTTCAGCGACACATACGCATGGATGATTTCGTCGGATGGCACACCGAATGTTGATAACCTACTGGAAATGCTGAGGACTGCGTATTTTCTGAAAATAACCGAGCTGCTCGAGATTTGCTGGAAAATTCTGGACAAGCACTTGTACGATGAGTTCTCAGCGTTCAACGTGCTGTACGAACTGCGAGGGGCCACTGAACTAGAGGAATTATTCGAATCGATGGCAGGACGTGTTTCCAGATCAACCATGGCAGTTCTAGCCAGCCGGGAGTTCATGTGCCTTGCTGAGGTGCAAGTGTGCTGCCTTCTGAAGTCCAGTGGTCTGTCGGTCAACTCGGAAATAGAG AAATTGGACATATCATACATATTCTGTATTGCCTTTTAA